One segment of Cydia fagiglandana chromosome 12, ilCydFagi1.1, whole genome shotgun sequence DNA contains the following:
- the LOC134669481 gene encoding metaxin-1: MASIELDIWKGEWGLASIDSECLKVLTYMKFIGVPVKVRESNNPFFTPKGRLPVMRDGRTVLTNFEEVVDHLKTLHYSTDVHLNTKQAAEASAFTQYLSEKLYPAYQFAWWVDETNYADLTRPTYAKALRIPFNFYYPSRYQTAAKEMVDALYGEHTDLKEIEKTIYSEAEKCLKTLSDRLGESEYFFGNRPSSFDATVFAYLAPLVKAPFPNATLANHVKGIANLTRFVARINQKNFRQVTDEYNRLNAKQQSTGTQSDREAANFPHQTRNKLMAALFAAIAMTGYAVANGMFQDLKDFEHSQDYSEMFENDEDDN, encoded by the exons atggCAAGTATAGAACTGGATATATGGAAGGGAGAGTGGGGTCTGGCTTCGATTGATTCAGAATGTCTTAAAGTTTTA ACCTATATGAAATTTATCGGAGTGCCAGTAAAAGTGCGGGAATCAAACAATCCATTTTTCACACCCAAAGGCAGGCTACCAGTCATGCGCGATGGGCGCACCGTCCTTACTAATTTTGAAGAAGTCGTTGATCACTTAAAAACCTTG CATTACAGCACAGATGTCCACTTAAACACCAAGCAGGCAGCCGAAGCCAGTGCCTTTACCCAGTACCTGAGCGAGAAACTTTACCCCGCATACCAGTTTGCGTGGTGGGTGGATGAGACAAACTATGCAGATTTAACTCGGCCAACATATGCTAAGGCTCTGAGAATTCCCTTCAACTTCTACTATCCCTCCAGATATCAAACAGCAGCTAAAGAGATGGTTGATGCACTCTATGGAGAACATACAGACCTTAAAGAAATAGAAAAAACA ATATACAGTGAAGCAGAAAAGTGCCTTAAAACCCTGTCAGACAGGCTGGGAGAGAGTGAATACTTCTTTGGTAACCGGCCCTCCTCATTTGATGCCACTGTGTTTGCATACCTCGCTCCTCTAGTCAAAGCTCCCTTCCCAAATGCGACGCTGGCTAACCATGTTAAAGGCATTGCTAACCTCACGAGGTTTGTTGCGAGGATTAATCAGAAGAACTTCAGACAGGTTACTGATG aataCAACAGACTGAACGCAAAGCAGCAGTCAACGGGCACACAGTCTGACCGCGAAGCAGCCAACTTCCCCCATCAGACCCGTAACAAGCTGATGGCGGCGCTATTCGCCGCTATCGCCATGACGGGCTACGCCGTGGCCAATGGCATGTTCCAG GATCTGAAAGATTTCGAACACTCCCAAGACTACAGCGAGATGTTTGAGAATGACGAAGACGACAACTGA
- the LOC134669485 gene encoding B-cell receptor-associated protein 31-like, with amino-acid sequence MSIQWTFIAGYLYFEVAIVAIMMLPIASPRRWQQFFRSRLFAMFREHAAFYFYVLLGVLSLFLMDAVREMRKYSHTDSHVHLSTEMKGNVKLFRAQRNFYITGFAIFLAFVIRRLVTMILIQAELLEKSERIIREAETAKDLAKTTVLTQALQSAGDSNNVENLERLLLDEQNRVKELEEEVTSLKEQLNEAKCKLAERKSE; translated from the coding sequence ATGTCTATTCAGTGGACATTTATCGCCGGCTACCTGTACTTCGAAGTTGCAATAGTCGCGATAATGATGCTGCCCATCGCCAGTCCACGACGATGGCAGCAATTCTTCAGATCGCGGCTGTTCGCCATGTTCCGCGAACATGCCGCATTTTACTTCTACGTTCTACTCGGCGTACTCAGTTTGTTCCTTATGGATGCGGTCCGGGAGATGAGGAAATACTCACACACTGATAGCCACGTGCATCTCTCCACTGAAATGAAAGGCAATGTAAAACTCTTTAGAGCTCAGCGGAACTTTTACATCACTGGTTTTGCCATTTTCTTGGCATTCGTCATTAGGCGCCTTGTTACTATGATTTTGATTCAAGCAGAACTGTTGGAGAAATCAGAAAGGATAATAAGAGAAGCTGAAACTGCTAAGGACCTTGCCAAGACTACTGTATTGACACAAGCTTTGCAGTCTGCCGGGGATTCTAACAATGTTGAAAATTTGGAAAGGCTATTGCTGGATGAACAAAACAGAGTCAAAGAGTTGGAGGAAGAAGTAACATCTTTGAAGGAGCAACTGAATGAAGCAAAATGTAAACTGGCTGAAAGGAAGTCTGAATAA